In the genome of Deinococcus deserti VCD115, one region contains:
- the argR gene encoding arginine repressor — protein MVSKELSKEQRQKRIQDIIARESISTQGELVQRLRADNIQVTQATISRDINELRLVRLPIGKGRHRYALAQMTGHTDVEEELGRLFQNFVHDVDRGENMLVIRTADGHATGVALLLDRLRRDDIVGTLAGEDTIFVVARTTLEAESLMEEFHALMLG, from the coding sequence GTGGTCAGCAAGGAACTCAGCAAAGAGCAGCGTCAGAAACGTATTCAGGACATCATCGCCCGGGAGAGCATCAGCACCCAGGGCGAACTCGTGCAGCGCCTGCGCGCCGATAACATTCAGGTTACCCAGGCCACCATCAGCCGCGACATCAACGAGCTGAGGCTGGTGCGCCTGCCTATCGGCAAGGGGCGTCACCGCTATGCCCTGGCGCAGATGACTGGCCACACCGACGTCGAGGAAGAACTCGGGCGTCTGTTCCAGAACTTCGTGCATGACGTGGACCGCGGCGAGAACATGCTGGTCATCCGCACCGCCGACGGACATGCCACCGGCGTGGCGCTGCTGCTTGACCGCCTGCGGCGCGACGATATCGTGGGCACCCTGGCCGGAGAGGACACTATTTTCGTGGTGGCGCGCACCACTCTGGAAGCCGAGTCTCTGATGGAGGAATTTCACGCCCTGATGCTGGGGTAG
- the mqnP gene encoding menaquinone biosynthesis prenyltransferase MqnP yields MSAAPRLKTYLDLVKFEHTVFALPFAYAGMLLASMQSNGTGWPGWHTLLWVTLAMAAARTAAMGANRVIDRYIDAGNPRTAQREVPAGKVSPAQAWVLVGVSLTVMALAAAQLNPLCLALMPLAVVFLIGYPYTKRFTWLCHAWLGITDGAAAAGGWIAVTGEFAPGAWVLWAVVIFWMIGLDVIYATMDHDFDLKNGIKSIPVRFGIARALRIAAASHTLTFALLVLVGIVTGASVWYYLAALAMGGILLYEHRIVNPQDLTRANVAFFDANMWLALTMLAGVVVDVAWRTLT; encoded by the coding sequence ATGAGTGCAGCCCCGCGTCTGAAAACCTACCTCGACCTGGTTAAGTTTGAACACACCGTGTTTGCGCTGCCGTTTGCCTATGCTGGAATGCTGCTGGCCAGCATGCAGAGCAATGGAACCGGCTGGCCCGGCTGGCATACGCTGCTGTGGGTCACGCTGGCTATGGCTGCCGCCCGCACTGCCGCGATGGGTGCCAACCGGGTCATCGACCGTTACATCGATGCGGGAAACCCGCGTACAGCGCAGCGTGAGGTACCTGCAGGCAAGGTCAGTCCGGCGCAGGCCTGGGTTCTGGTGGGGGTTAGTCTGACGGTGATGGCTCTGGCAGCGGCGCAGCTCAATCCGCTGTGCCTGGCCCTGATGCCGTTAGCGGTCGTATTTCTGATCGGCTATCCCTATACCAAGCGCTTCACCTGGCTCTGTCATGCCTGGCTGGGGATCACCGACGGAGCCGCGGCCGCTGGGGGCTGGATCGCGGTGACTGGAGAGTTTGCTCCCGGGGCCTGGGTCCTGTGGGCCGTTGTCATCTTTTGGATGATCGGTCTGGACGTGATCTACGCAACGATGGACCATGACTTTGACCTGAAAAACGGGATTAAAAGTATCCCGGTACGGTTCGGTATCGCGCGGGCACTGCGTATCGCGGCGGCAAGCCACACGCTGACCTTTGCGCTGCTGGTCCTGGTGGGCATCGTGACTGGTGCCAGCGTCTGGTATTACCTGGCTGCGCTGGCGATGGGCGGCATCCTGCTCTATGAGCACCGTATCGTGAATCCGCAGGACCTGACTCGGGCCAATGTGGCTTTTTTTGACGCCAACATGTGGCTGGCGCTGACCATGCTCGCCGGAGTGGTCGTGGATGTGGCGTGGCGAACGCTGACTTAA
- a CDS encoding adenylate/guanylate cyclase domain-containing protein — MRELLLPLPPPQELESIRACLVMVDLVGSTGIAHRLPLSHYMALMTEFVQVMILSFEASGGEVLQHQGDAVLALWPADRTPHAAQAALQAHERAARIGLAQMLGLPLHLRAGVAVGEVITGVVGGQPSAYGLPVNYARRLCEACQPGETLACGGVLKHLEPAQQSGSHHVLELQGFGHNCQAHSLIPLAAQRTA; from the coding sequence ATGCGCGAACTTCTGCTTCCCCTCCCCCCACCTCAGGAACTGGAAAGTATCCGTGCCTGCCTGGTGATGGTTGATCTGGTTGGAAGCACAGGGATCGCGCATCGCCTTCCGCTTTCGCATTACATGGCCCTGATGACTGAGTTTGTACAGGTGATGATTCTCAGTTTTGAGGCCTCAGGTGGCGAGGTATTGCAACATCAGGGGGACGCCGTGCTGGCCCTGTGGCCAGCTGACCGGACTCCTCACGCCGCACAGGCAGCGCTGCAGGCCCATGAACGTGCTGCCCGAATCGGCCTGGCTCAAATGCTTGGTCTGCCCCTTCATTTACGGGCTGGTGTGGCGGTTGGGGAAGTCATTACCGGTGTTGTGGGAGGGCAGCCCAGTGCATACGGCCTGCCGGTTAACTATGCGCGTCGCCTGTGCGAAGCCTGTCAGCCCGGTGAAACGCTGGCCTGCGGGGGTGTGCTGAAGCATCTGGAGCCTGCTCAACAGAGCGGCTCCCACCATGTGCTGGAACTTCAGGGCTTTGGGCACAATTGCCAGGCTCATAGTCTCATTCCTCTGGCCGCTCAACGCACTGCCTGA
- the hemC gene encoding hydroxymethylbilane synthase, whose product MRTVTVGTRGSTLALAQTRWVVARLKEEWPDTDFRIQTISTKGDRNRESLEAMAQKGDKGFWVKEIEDALLQKRIDIAVHSLKDLPTEQPEGLEVASIPKRVDARDVLIGKEGMKRLADLPQGARVGTSSVRRKAFLRAYRPDLQVIDLRGNIDTRLAALAGDEYDAIILAAAGLIRTEMRHRIDEFVEPDILLPAPGQGALALETRSGPENDLTIEVAYAIHDHGTDDRITAEREFLAGLGAGCMAPVGAHASIKGGVLTLEGWVGALDGSKVIRATSIGDPAECADIGAELAGDMLGQGAQALIDAARE is encoded by the coding sequence ATGCGTACGGTGACGGTAGGGACGCGCGGTTCAACTCTCGCGCTCGCTCAGACCCGGTGGGTGGTCGCCCGCCTGAAGGAGGAATGGCCCGACACGGACTTCCGGATTCAGACCATCAGCACAAAAGGCGACCGAAACCGCGAAAGTCTGGAAGCAATGGCTCAGAAGGGCGACAAGGGGTTCTGGGTCAAGGAAATCGAAGACGCCCTGCTGCAGAAACGGATTGATATCGCGGTACACAGCCTCAAGGATCTTCCCACCGAACAGCCCGAGGGGCTGGAGGTGGCCAGTATTCCCAAGCGTGTGGATGCCCGTGACGTCCTGATTGGCAAGGAAGGCATGAAGCGCCTCGCGGACCTGCCTCAGGGTGCGCGGGTCGGGACCAGCAGTGTGCGCCGCAAGGCCTTCCTGCGGGCTTACCGTCCGGACCTTCAGGTCATCGACCTGCGCGGGAACATCGACACCCGGCTCGCGGCCCTGGCCGGAGACGAGTACGACGCGATTATCCTGGCTGCTGCAGGACTGATCCGTACCGAGATGCGCCACCGTATCGACGAGTTTGTCGAGCCTGACATTCTGCTGCCGGCTCCGGGCCAGGGAGCGCTGGCCCTTGAAACCCGCTCGGGTCCTGAAAATGACCTGACTATTGAAGTGGCCTATGCCATTCACGACCACGGCACCGACGACCGCATCACCGCCGAACGTGAATTCCTGGCTGGCCTGGGTGCAGGGTGCATGGCCCCGGTAGGCGCGCATGCCAGCATCAAGGGTGGCGTGCTGACCCTGGAAGGCTGGGTTGGCGCCCTGGACGGCAGCAAGGTGATTCGCGCCACCAGCATTGGCGATCCCGCCGAGTGTGCCGACATTGGTGCGGAACTGGCCGGAGACATGCTGGGTCAGGGTGCCCAGGCGCTGATCGACGCTGCGCGCGAGTAA
- a CDS encoding sensor histidine kinase has protein sequence MVSLRWRLTLFYTALLAVLLTVVAVAALYMMRTSLIRGLDRELQDTYSSFTAVASTLNLGSRNAQVVRDESGQPIILRYQFPSSSIQVEELSFYDLQSLTSELQTARTAPERARLLGFLRAMMNASRQVIAIDPTQPIRLEDQELIQLIEAPDGQLLMNRLVKETFKKEPTLMRVLVRLGPVQLHPAPLGSPEDTSQTLAVTYVGRSLDEISDTLAQLRSVIMLLFLAGLASAGTGAYLLAGQALSPLRQVQRAAERIGGQNLGERVPEPQTDDEVQALAQALNGMLGRLEQSFESQRRFTSDASHELRTPVTAISGHASYLLRRTSPTGQQAESLKIIQSESERLTNLIASLLQLARSDSGALVLNKAPIFSTLFLGEISRELAPLAQAQQTTLDVSGQDIPFEGDPDRLKQVIINLVGNALKAGARTVTLRSALEDGGTQVHLRVQDDGPGIPEDQLERLFDRFYRLEDSRSRDQGGAGLGLSIAKGIVDAHGGRIWLESTLGQGTTAHVLLPVGNVPVLDEDDVP, from the coding sequence GTGGTAAGCCTGCGCTGGCGCCTGACGTTGTTCTATACGGCGCTGCTCGCCGTGCTGCTGACCGTGGTGGCCGTCGCAGCGCTGTACATGATGCGCACCAGTCTGATCAGAGGTCTGGACCGGGAACTACAGGACACCTACAGCAGTTTCACGGCGGTGGCGTCCACGCTGAATCTGGGCAGCAGAAACGCCCAGGTGGTGCGGGATGAGAGCGGTCAGCCGATTATTCTGCGTTACCAGTTCCCGTCCTCGTCCATTCAGGTCGAGGAGTTGTCGTTTTACGATCTGCAGAGCCTGACAAGCGAGTTGCAGACCGCACGGACAGCGCCGGAGCGTGCGCGGCTGCTGGGCTTTCTGCGGGCCATGATGAATGCCAGCCGTCAGGTGATCGCCATTGATCCCACACAGCCTATCCGGCTGGAGGATCAGGAGCTGATACAGCTGATCGAGGCTCCAGACGGTCAGTTGCTGATGAACCGTCTGGTCAAGGAGACATTCAAGAAAGAGCCTACGCTGATGCGCGTGCTGGTGCGGCTGGGCCCGGTCCAGTTGCATCCGGCTCCCCTGGGCAGTCCCGAGGACACCAGTCAGACGCTGGCAGTCACCTATGTCGGGCGGAGCCTCGATGAGATCAGCGATACGCTGGCCCAACTCCGGAGCGTGATCATGCTGCTGTTCCTGGCCGGACTGGCGTCAGCAGGTACCGGAGCCTATCTGCTGGCCGGGCAGGCGCTGAGTCCGCTGCGGCAGGTTCAGCGTGCCGCCGAGCGGATCGGTGGCCAGAACCTTGGAGAGCGGGTTCCGGAACCTCAGACGGACGACGAGGTACAGGCCCTCGCCCAGGCGCTCAACGGGATGCTGGGCCGCCTGGAGCAGAGCTTCGAGTCTCAGCGCCGCTTTACCAGCGACGCCAGCCATGAGCTGCGCACGCCTGTCACGGCCATCAGTGGTCACGCGAGCTATCTGCTGCGCCGCACAAGTCCAACGGGGCAGCAGGCCGAAAGCCTCAAGATTATTCAAAGTGAGTCCGAGCGGCTGACGAACCTGATTGCCAGCCTGCTACAACTGGCGCGTTCAGACAGTGGAGCCCTGGTGCTGAACAAGGCGCCTATCTTCTCTACCCTGTTCCTCGGCGAGATCTCCCGGGAACTGGCCCCACTGGCGCAGGCGCAGCAGACCACGCTGGACGTATCCGGGCAGGACATTCCCTTCGAGGGGGATCCGGACCGGCTCAAACAGGTGATCATCAATCTGGTTGGCAACGCCCTGAAAGCCGGGGCGCGCACCGTGACGCTGCGCAGCGCCCTGGAGGACGGGGGCACCCAGGTACACCTGAGGGTGCAGGACGACGGGCCGGGCATCCCGGAAGATCAGCTGGAGCGTCTCTTTGACCGTTTCTACCGCCTGGAAGACAGCCGCAGCCGGGACCAGGGCGGCGCTGGCCTGGGCCTGAGCATCGCCAAGGGCATTGTTGACGCGCATGGCGGGCGCATCTGGCTGGAAAGCACCCTGGGCCAGGGCACCACTGCGCACGTGCTGTTGCCGGTCGGCAATGTGCCGGTTCTCGACGAGGACGACGTCCCGTGA
- a CDS encoding response regulator transcription factor, with translation MERKPLVLVIEDEKDIARFIELELAAEGYATEVAFDGVTGLSKFREVNPDLVILDLMLPVLDGLEVARRIRKTSNTPIIILTAKDGIQDKVEGLDSGADDYLIKPFSIEELLARVRAHLRRVNPAVTGEVRVADLVMNLDGREIFRGGRRVELSAKEFELLELLARNPGKVFSRFEIEEKVWPEYTGGSNVVDVYIGYLRRKLEEGGERRLIHTVRGVGYVLREE, from the coding sequence ATGGAACGCAAACCGCTCGTCCTCGTTATCGAGGATGAAAAAGACATTGCCCGCTTTATCGAACTGGAACTTGCCGCTGAAGGCTATGCCACCGAGGTGGCCTTTGATGGTGTCACCGGTCTGTCGAAATTTCGTGAAGTCAACCCTGATCTGGTGATCCTGGATTTGATGTTGCCGGTGCTTGATGGTCTGGAAGTGGCCCGCCGTATCCGGAAGACCAGCAACACGCCGATCATCATCCTGACCGCCAAAGACGGTATTCAGGACAAGGTCGAGGGCCTGGACTCCGGGGCCGACGATTACCTGATCAAGCCGTTTTCTATCGAGGAACTGCTGGCCCGCGTGCGCGCCCACCTGCGCCGTGTGAACCCGGCCGTGACCGGCGAGGTACGCGTCGCCGACCTGGTCATGAACCTCGATGGCCGTGAGATCTTCCGTGGAGGCCGCCGTGTGGAGTTGTCGGCCAAGGAATTTGAACTGCTCGAACTGCTGGCCCGCAACCCGGGCAAGGTGTTCTCGCGCTTTGAGATCGAAGAGAAGGTCTGGCCGGAATACACCGGGGGCAGCAACGTTGTGGACGTGTATATCGGTTACCTGCGCCGCAAGCTTGAAGAGGGTGGAGAGCGCCGCCTGATTCACACAGTCCGCGGCGTAGGATACGTACTGCGCGAAGAGTAA
- the coaBC gene encoding bifunctional phosphopantothenoylcysteine decarboxylase/phosphopantothenate--cysteine ligase CoaBC has protein sequence MLVIVGGSMAAVKAPSVLRRLREGGVQVQVIATRASLAFITELSLATAADGTVATDQTWFAARPDAQHLALARADAVVVVGASAELLAGAAGGHAADLALATLLSVEGPVLWVPAMNERMWRHPAVQANADRLRGWGHSFLGPETGAFGTRGEGSGVGRMSEPEDIVAATLALLSPYQAPTAQDLKGVRVVVSAGPTREYLDPVRFISNPSSGKMGFAVAEEARDRGAQVTLVTGPVTLADPPGINVVRIESALELRDAVVEAGRDAGIVVMTAAVADYRAASAATEKQAKVAGDVTIHLTPNPDILAELGRDKGSRVLVGFAMETHAGIERAALKAQRKNADFILLNYPTREGTAFGGDDNEVTLVRADGTSESWPRLSKREVARRLLNEARQLIPTLSD, from the coding sequence GTGCTGGTGATTGTGGGCGGCAGCATGGCAGCAGTAAAGGCGCCCTCGGTGCTGCGTCGGCTGCGGGAAGGAGGCGTTCAGGTGCAGGTGATTGCCACCCGCGCCTCCCTGGCCTTTATCACCGAGCTCAGTCTGGCCACCGCAGCCGATGGAACCGTGGCCACGGACCAGACCTGGTTTGCCGCGCGCCCGGACGCTCAGCACCTGGCGCTGGCCCGGGCCGACGCCGTGGTGGTGGTGGGCGCTTCGGCCGAGCTGCTGGCCGGCGCCGCAGGCGGACACGCCGCCGATCTGGCGCTGGCCACCCTGCTCAGCGTGGAGGGACCAGTCCTGTGGGTTCCGGCCATGAACGAGCGGATGTGGCGCCACCCGGCGGTGCAGGCCAACGCCGACCGCCTGCGCGGCTGGGGTCACAGCTTCCTGGGTCCGGAGACTGGTGCCTTTGGCACACGCGGTGAGGGAAGTGGCGTGGGCCGCATGTCCGAGCCGGAGGACATTGTGGCAGCCACCCTGGCCCTGCTCTCCCCTTACCAGGCCCCGACTGCGCAGGATCTGAAAGGCGTGAGGGTGGTCGTTTCCGCCGGACCGACACGCGAGTACCTCGACCCGGTGCGTTTTATCAGCAACCCCAGCAGCGGGAAGATGGGGTTCGCAGTGGCCGAGGAAGCCCGCGACCGTGGCGCGCAGGTCACCCTCGTGACCGGACCGGTCACTCTTGCCGACCCTCCAGGCATAAATGTGGTGCGCATCGAAAGCGCGCTGGAGCTGCGTGACGCCGTGGTGGAAGCGGGGCGTGACGCGGGAATCGTGGTCATGACAGCAGCGGTGGCCGATTACCGCGCAGCCAGCGCCGCCACCGAAAAACAGGCCAAGGTGGCCGGAGACGTGACCATTCACCTGACCCCCAATCCGGACATCCTGGCTGAGTTGGGACGCGACAAGGGCAGCCGGGTGCTGGTTGGCTTTGCCATGGAGACGCATGCCGGAATCGAGCGCGCAGCCCTGAAGGCCCAGCGCAAGAATGCAGACTTTATCCTGCTCAATTATCCCACCCGCGAGGGCACTGCGTTTGGAGGCGACGACAACGAGGTCACGCTGGTCCGCGCCGATGGCACCTCCGAGTCCTGGCCACGCCTGAGCAAGCGTGAGGTGGCCCGGCGGCTCCTGAACGAGGCGCGGCAGCTGATCCCCACCCTCAGTGATTGA